The Primulina eburnea isolate SZY01 chromosome 12, ASM2296580v1, whole genome shotgun sequence genome includes the window ACCCTCTAACTACTCTGcaaggcgatgccttagcagcaTAATAAAATTCAACTCCTCCATCAaactcctctactaggtgataccttagcaggaaaatttaaattcaacacctccaccctctaactcctctgctaggtcggGCCCTAGCAGGAAAAATCAAATTCTGACCTCATCATCtcataactcctctgctaagccgggtcttcgcaggaaaaatcaaactctcacctcatcatctcataaatcctctgctaagccgggccttcgCAAGAAAAATCAAACTATCACCTCATCATCtcataactcctctgctaagccgggccttagcaagaaaaaaaaattcaacgcGCCCACTCTCTAACTCCTCTTCTAGGTGATGCCTTAGCATGAAAATGGAATTCAACGCCCccgccctctaactcctctgctaggcgatgcttTAGCAGGATAATAAAATTCAACTCCtccatctaactcctctgctaggtgataccttagtaggaaaatttaaattcaacacctacaccctctaactcctctgctaagctgGGCTCtagcaagaaaataaaaattcaccacTCTCACTCTCTAACTCCTTTGCTAAGctgggccttagcaggaaaataaaaattcaccacTTTCACTCTCTAACTCCTCTCGTAAGCcgcgccttagcaggaaaataaaaactcaacacctccaccatctaactcctctgctacgtcgtgccttagcaggaaaaaataaaattcaccaCCCCCATCCTCTAAAACCTCTGCCAGATCGGGCCTTagcagaaaaaaataaaattcaccacattcatcctctaactcctctgctaagccgggcatTAGCAGGAACATAAAATTTCTCCACCCTCaccttctaactcctctgctagtcgatgccttagcaggaaaataaaaatttcacctCGTCACCCGCTAACTCCTTTGCTAAGCGATGCCtttgcaggaaaataaagattctccaccctcaccctttaactcctctgctaggcgacgccttagcaggaaaataaaaatttcacctTGTCACCCgctaactcctctactaggcgatgacTTAGCAGGAAATAAAGATTCTCCActctcaccctctaactcctctgctaggcgacgccttagaagaaaaataaaaatttcacctCGCCACccgctaactcctctgctaggcgatgccttagcaggcaaataaagattctccaccctcaccctctaactcctctgttaggcgacgccttagcaggaaaataaaaatttcacctcgtcaccctctaactcctctgctaggcgatgccttagcaggcagataaagattctccaccctcaacctgtaactcctctgctaggtgatacttTAGCAGGAGAATGAAAATTCGACGCAccaaccctctaactcctctgctaggtgataccttagcaggaaaataaaaattttcttctacacgctgctcctctactaggcgatgccttagtaggaaaatgaaaattttcttcCACCCCAACtctactcctctgctaggcgatacctttgcaggaaaataaaatcttttCTTCCACCCCAACtgtgctcctctgctaggcgatgcctttgcaggaaaataaaatttctcttccaccccaactctgctcctctgctaggcgatgccttagcatgAAAATAAAGATTCTTAACCCTCACcccctaactcctctgctaggcgatgccttaacaggcaaataaaatttttctcatccccaactctgctcctctgctaggcgatgccttagcaggaaaataaatattctCCACCCTCATCCcctaactcctctactaggcgacaccatagcaggaaaataatattttctcatcCCCAACTCTGCTCTTCTTAGTCCTCGTGTGAAGGCAATTATCATGATGTTAGGAGTAGCCGCTGGTATTTCCAGCGCTGCACTGTTGAAACGCTGGACAAATTCTCGTAAAGTTTCATTCTCTTGCTGTTTCACCACAAACAGGCTCAAATAGTATTTTTGATGCCTCTTGCTGCTGGAAAATCTCTGCAAGAAAGCTCACCAACATGCCCAGGAACACCCTGCACCTGACtccatgtagtgacccgttccagaatcacctactaatcaagaactaagcatgcaattaacctaataaacaataatcagagataacagcggaaaataccaaTCAAAAtgatggttatacaacccaatcgaagtctagaataactcaaaataaaaatacccaatacaaccatacagaatcaaaacaataccgataaactaaaccaaccagctactcaacgtcctcctcctgctcctcctgagctgtccaacctgaggcctgccccgagggaatggggtgtccaagaataaacaaaaccgaggacgtgagcgataagaacgcccagtacaaaagtatgagtatacagacctatatgaaatgcacatgctatgatcatgataccggggtagtcaagaaacaggagtcacaaaaggatctcaacaatgctcagtctagaggcgccaagtggatagtgccgcgcggtccaacctctgggtcactgcatccactacaagacagacgtggacctaaaatgtcccggaccaccgaagccctcccgacccgtcggccactgtgtactctcggtgtccatgcgtccacaagacaagatagggctgagcggccccacaagatatagcttatctcgaaagagatacagctcaacagtaaaggctatctcgaagaagatacggctcaacatgaaatgcaacatgcatcatacaacgtgacataataacatgcatcatatgacatataacaatgcagcaaataatcatgcaacacatatatgaatgtatactcaaccaggatatctcggatagtactttcgtacctctatcacagcaagcctagccttacgcaacaccgctaatcaggtctagaacaagcctatgcatcaaaagcatactcaatcaatactaccatgctcgactagcaaaaccagtactccctagtactaccaaaggtttagggtttaccttcgtccgtcgacagccctttgatgtcgattgcctcgaaactccggcgctgctatgctaccaatcccggcagctcttggctatcgctcgaacaacaactagccctagaatccttccaaaactctcaaagaggagacttaactcaaggaatggcaagtcacaaatgagaaatccgagcactatttataggccatgttcggatcctccgaacaccacttcggaacgtccgaacgctacgtgtccattggctcttgacagctcatgatcggatcctccgatcatacacttcggaccgtccgaacatgcacgtgtccagctgctcttgacacctcaggatcggatccaccgaacctacacttcggaacgtccgaactcccacgtgtcgatcaactcttgacacctaatggtcggatccaccgaacccacttcggaccttacgaactcttcggtgcttccgaaccatcttcggtccgtccgatcatgactcggtcaaaattacaccttaaaccttcttaatcaccattactccgttaattacccaatttgggattcgggctactacattctcccccccttaaaaagatttcgtcctcgaaatcaaggcaagagaatgaacaaaacgaaaataacaacatcattaccctccaaatctaagggacaacccatcactagacgcttggctaaaaccgaatgacccatcggagtagaaacggaaagaatgacatctagagaaacatgcggtaacttatgacgcttaacaaatcgtcctggtcaccccaacgacctacacttccctgactactctcatcaccaaagtggtcagccattgctacaacatagaatggggaaactagtaaaatggtcaacggaaatcccaaaacagaaatctatatcccaaaatcgcatgcatgctctgataccataaatgtagtgacccgttccagaatcacctactaatcaagaactaagcatgcaattaacctaataaacaataatcagagataacagcggaaaataccaaTCAAAAtgatggttatacaacccaatcgaagtctagaataactcaaaataaaaatacccaatacaaccatacagaatcaaaacaataccgataaactaaaccaaccagctactcaacgtcctcctcctgctcctcctgagctgtccaacctgaggcctgccccgagggaatggggtgtccaagaataaacaaaaccgaggacgtgagcgataagaacgcccagtacaaaagtatgagtatacagacctatatgaaatgcacatgctatgatcatgataccggggtagtcaagaaacaggagtcacaaaaggatctcaacaatgctcagtctagaggcgccaagtggatagtgccgcgcggtccaacctctgggtcactgcatccactacaagacagacgtggacctaaaatgtcccggaccaccgaagccctcccgacccgtcggccactgtgtactctcggtgtccatgcgtccacaagacaagatagggctgagcggccccacaagatatagcttatctcgaaagagatacagctcaacagtaaaggctatctcgaagaagatacggctcaacatgaaatgcaacatgcatcatacaacgtgacataataacatgcatcatatgacatataacaatgcagcaaataatcatgcaacacatatatgaatgtatactcaaccaggatatctcggatagtactttcgtacctctatcacagcaagcctagccttacgcaacaccgctaatcaggtctagaacaagcctatgcatcaaaagcatactcaatcaatactaccatgctcgactagcaaaaccagtactccctagtactaccaaaggtttagggtttaccttcgtccgtcgacagccctttgatgtcgattgcctcgaaactccggcgctgctatgctaccaatcccggcagctcttggctatcgctcgaacaacaactagccctagaatccttccaaaactctcaaagaggagacttaactcaaggaatggcaagtcacaaatgagaaatccgagcactatttataggccatgttcggatcctccgaacaccacttcggaacgtccgaacgctacgtgtccattggctcttgacagctcatgatcggatcctccgatcatacacttcggaccgtccgaacatgcacgtgtccagctgctcttgacacctcaggatcggatccaccgaacctacacttcggaacgtccgaactcccacgtgtcgatcaactcttgacacctaatggtcggatccaccgaacccacttcggaccttacgaactcttcggtgcttccgaaccatcttcggtccgtccgatcatgactcggtcaaaattacaccttaaaccttcttaatcaccattactccgttaattacccaatttgggattcgggctactacactccATCTGAATATTGATGTAACAGGGCCGCATTATCAAATCTCCCCAAGTGTTCCTCGAGGTCAGTATGTCCATTGTACTCTCCTACATTTGACTGTCGAAAATTTGGAGGAAGCCCTTCTTCTAAAATGGCTAGTGAAAAAGGACTTCTTCTCTTGGGTTCCGGCGCTCTGCTTCCCAACTACTGTCTCAACATCTGTATTTCCTTCCACATTTCTCTCATCTCACTAATCTCCCCCCTTGGTGGGGCTGTGTCTCTTCAACCTTGCTCTGGTGGCCCTCAGCATCTTCCTCTCGCTCCTGGCGAGCAGCCTGCTCTTAAGCAAAAATAGACTCTCGGTTCTCTTTCATGGCTTCATCCACAGTACGGGCGATAAATTGGCCCAACTGCTCCagggtcaagttccccacattCTCATTGGGACGGGTTTGCTCGAACCTCGTCTCGTGAATGGGCTGCTTGGTTCTCGTCTCTTGACGAGGTAGTTCCTGTCTCGTCTCAAGATGCGGCTGTTCCTGTATTGTCTCAGCATGAGATGGTTCGGGTCCCTTCCGAGAACGcgatgatgctgaggtagcTCTTCCACTCCCTCTCTTCCCTACCATatctacgtctcaactcaaagttcccacagacggcgccaagtgatactcatgggaaattttgggtccgattccagcaagtgtcactagtccagacgcaggttctgaaattaccctgagcctgaaatcacaaataagatcgttaggagggggccaggagggtgtcctggcgtagcccctccgacgctcaagtcagtgactgaggatatatggggggagcagctaagggtgctgctgaaaacaatatattgaatgaatgaattaatatcaaacctggtatttataagagaatacatgggcccttgatgggcatgtcttccatttgggctagggATGGGCCAGGAATAATGGGttcatccatggggtatcaacgtgcataaattataaaagtttatttttgagatttatgcgatatgtcttgtggccacttcacactcatgggaatgcagcttatgggattgttacttcatccggtggctactgaccggttcatgttcctgtatgggtacggatatccagtacaagggctgtgatgatctctaccgcccagtatactgtggtttagtttgatcagacgattcagttcatgttatgggccacttgcatagaacataatctcaacagaaaattatgatatgctaatttatgacagggctctatcgagcaaacattttacgtacgattttcagttatgcacgtatttataatgattcatgacacgattttcatgTTACGCTCaatgatatgatatttttacgttacgccagattttacgatatatttacttgttattcatgatatatgcatgctgagtctttagactcactagacttgattgttttaggtactgatgaggtcgggactgagggtggggaccagtgagccatcttgggtcggcggtagtaggaacccgaggacctcatgtttcagtttatttatcatttttatgcaaactcatttttatcacgatgaattattttaagttgttgttttgaaatagatatttacttccgctgctactttaaacattgaatctttttatcagtatattttatgaatgaggcattttatttatttaaagagaaaattttaaattattctgtAAATTTATgtatacgaaatacgggcctctacagttggtatcagaacctatgttcttgtaaagggttgtactactgcTGATCTCGAGAATCTCACGAAGTCACATCTTCTGTCTGTAAGTTATACGTTTACGCATTttgtttaaagcatgaaatattttaacaacatgttttcatgaaatattttatgtcaagattatgattatacaatatttatttaaatttaaagaaataataaagattatgcatgttagttacgtatgggttatgtgtggaacagtatgcctcctagacgcattcttgAGCACACGAGAGATGATGAACCTCGCCAGGAGGACGGTGAGAATTAGAGGCAGGAGAGATAtttaccacctccacctccacctccactaGACATGAATGCCTAGAAGCAAGCCGGTATGACgcaattcttcgcacagtttgcggggaacaatgctggggTAGCCAGGCCGACTGGGCCTGAGGCTAtctatgagcggttcatgaagatgagaccaaaggagttctcagggacgACAGATCCCATGATTTCtgagggctggattaagtctctcgaggttatcttcgagttcatggggcTTGGAGATGAGGACCGAGTTTGTTGTGCGACCTATCTGTTGGGAGGAGACGCTCACTTATGGTGGGAAAGAGCATCTGTAGCCTTGAATGTGGCTACTCTGAGCTGGACACGCTTCACATAGGTATTCtattctaaatattttactgacgatGTGCGTGccaggttgaccagggagttcatgaccctgaggcaagGAGATTTGACTGTTacagagttcatccgtaagtttgagaggagTTGCCATTTCGTGCCcctgattgcgaatgatgcTAGAGCAAAACTGATGCATTTTCTGgatggtctacggccgatcttgtgccatgatgttagggtggctggccttACTACTTATGATGTCGCTGTCTCCAGAGCCCTAGCTGTAGAGCAGGATCTGAATGATATAGAGAAagaccgccagggcaagcgaTCAATCCAAgtgccacaccgccctcctcctcagcagcagccccagagtaagaggcctttccacgaCCCAACCAGAAACAGAGGACAACAGCAGCCACGGGGACGCACAGtcccgaggacttttgagcacccagtctgtcctagGTGCACATGCCGCCATGCTGGAGCGTATATGTATGGTTCagggaagtgttacaagtgtgtTAGTCCAGAACCCTTGCGGCAGTAATGCACACAGGggagtctgcctacccaaggcagagtttttccactccatgcagcggagacgaacccagaatccatgctcatgacaggtatcttaaagatttaagttaatatttgaaattcaatatTTTGGGAATCTGGATTAAGATTTTGAAATTAGAATTGTGATAGGATTGTATGCTCTAATCAGTGATACTTTCGGGAATTatgttagaagaactttgaccttcgcatgtctatagtttagttcttgtgattattgggttcagcttgacgttccaatctttcagggagaatttttatagctggttcacctacgaaagccttgatagattcaggggctacacattcattcatttcggagacctttgataattttctcaaggtcaagaccattgggctagatatagcctat containing:
- the LOC140806714 gene encoding uncharacterized protein, with the translated sequence MTQFFAQFAGNNAGVARPTGPEAIYERFMKMRPKEFSGTTDPMISEGWIKSLEVIFEFMGLGDEDRVCCATYLLGGDAHLWLTREFMTLRQGDLTVTEFIRKFERSCHFVPLIANDARAKLMHFLDGLRPILCHDVRVAGLTTYDVAVSRALAVEQDLNDIEKDRQAHYAPVLQRKASANLRRTREEALEQAA